A section of the Deinococcus planocerae genome encodes:
- a CDS encoding ribonuclease HII, whose protein sequence is MPAPSVTPDWSFEREHWRRGYFRVAGVDEAGRGAWAGPVTVAAVILPGGATELPFRDSKQLPAHERTALAADVRRVALAWAVEHAWPEEIDRLNILGATHAAAGRALARLDPPPQALITDYLRLSTPLPLLWPPRADALSYTVAAASLLAKTERDRLMAELDAEHPGYGFAGHKGYGAPAHRAALERLGVSPQHRRSFAPVARRLGGEAALPGTDGDRLP, encoded by the coding sequence ATGCCCGCCCCGAGCGTCACCCCCGACTGGTCCTTCGAGCGCGAGCACTGGCGCCGGGGGTACTTCCGGGTCGCCGGGGTGGACGAGGCCGGGCGCGGCGCCTGGGCGGGCCCGGTGACGGTCGCGGCGGTGATCCTGCCTGGGGGGGCGACCGAGCTGCCGTTCCGGGACAGCAAACAGCTTCCCGCGCATGAGCGAACGGCCCTGGCGGCGGACGTCCGGCGGGTGGCGCTCGCCTGGGCCGTCGAGCACGCCTGGCCGGAGGAGATCGACCGGCTCAACATCCTGGGCGCGACGCACGCCGCCGCCGGGCGGGCCCTCGCGCGCCTCGACCCGCCCCCCCAGGCCCTCATCACCGACTACCTGCGTCTGAGCACGCCCCTGCCCCTCCTCTGGCCGCCCCGCGCCGACGCCCTGAGCTACACCGTCGCGGCGGCGAGCCTCCTCGCCAAGACGGAGCGCGACCGTCTGATGGCCGAGCTCGACGCCGAGCACCCCGGCTACGGGTTCGCGGGGCACAAGGGGTACGGTGCCCCCGCCCACCGCGCCGCGCTGGAGCGGCTGGGGGTGAGCCCGCAGCACCGCCGCAGCTTCGCGCCGGTCGCCCGGCGGCTGGGCGGGGAGGCGGCCCTCCCCGGCACGGACGGCGACCGCCTGCCTTGA
- a CDS encoding methyltransferase, translating to MTGGRRQKIRFQRPAGAGQGAPPSQAEAGTYFDVRPALLPERLGGLHALTKPGVRGCPEVDAAQALLAVTMRKGRVRGDVLDLTAMGGLLASLPGVTLRAVEGSAPALSALRAAGLDPLAAVPGDDLRERWPERARTVALVLAGDRGNAYALAQVSWAHACTPPGGTLYLAGDRDKGFDRYVRAAGKAFGTGETVARDEGMRVARLVRRPAPTPAPPEPERYEAFGVRVVGLPGVFSAGRPDKATSMLLGALGGLDLAGKRVLDLGCGTGLIGAWAASRGAAVTLVDGDLQSVRSAAATLAENGLTGEVIHSDVDAELGERTFDVVLTNPPFHVGRGVVLDVAREFIAAAGRRLNPGGSLFLVANEPLPYEAPLRALGEGRELAREGGFKVLAVTRAG from the coding sequence GTGACGGGGGGCAGGCGGCAAAAGATCAGGTTCCAGCGTCCGGCGGGCGCGGGTCAGGGGGCGCCGCCCTCCCAGGCGGAAGCCGGGACGTACTTCGACGTGCGGCCCGCCCTCCTCCCGGAGCGGCTAGGCGGCCTGCACGCCCTCACCAAGCCGGGGGTGCGCGGGTGCCCCGAGGTGGACGCGGCCCAGGCGCTCCTCGCCGTGACGATGCGCAAAGGCCGGGTGCGCGGCGACGTGCTCGACCTCACGGCGATGGGCGGCCTCCTCGCGTCTTTGCCCGGCGTGACCCTGCGCGCGGTGGAGGGCTCGGCCCCGGCCCTGAGCGCGCTGCGGGCGGCGGGCCTCGACCCCCTCGCCGCCGTGCCGGGCGACGACCTGCGGGAACGCTGGCCCGAGCGGGCGAGGACGGTGGCCCTCGTGCTCGCGGGGGACCGGGGGAACGCCTATGCCCTCGCCCAGGTGTCGTGGGCGCACGCCTGCACCCCGCCGGGGGGCACCCTTTACCTCGCCGGGGACCGCGACAAGGGATTCGACCGCTACGTGCGCGCCGCGGGCAAGGCCTTCGGCACGGGAGAGACCGTCGCCCGCGACGAGGGGATGCGCGTCGCCCGCCTCGTGCGGCGGCCCGCCCCCACCCCCGCCCCGCCCGAGCCCGAGCGGTACGAGGCCTTCGGCGTGCGGGTCGTCGGCCTGCCGGGCGTCTTCAGCGCGGGGCGCCCCGACAAGGCGACCTCGATGCTCCTCGGGGCGCTCGGGGGGCTCGATCTTGCGGGCAAACGGGTGCTCGACCTGGGCTGCGGCACCGGGTTGATCGGGGCGTGGGCGGCGAGCCGGGGGGCGGCGGTGACCCTGGTGGACGGCGACCTCCAGAGCGTGCGCAGCGCGGCGGCGACGCTGGCCGAAAACGGCCTCACGGGCGAGGTGATCCACAGCGACGTGGACGCCGAACTCGGGGAGCGCACCTTCGACGTGGTGCTCACCAACCCGCCCTTCCACGTTGGGCGCGGCGTGGTGCTCGACGTGGCGCGCGAATTCATCGCCGCCGCCGGGCGACGGTTGAACCCGGGCGGGTCGCTCTTCCTCGTCGCCAACGAGCCGCTGCCGTACGAGGCGCCGCTGCGGGCGCTCGGCGAGGGGCGCGAACTCGCGCGGGAGGGGGGCTTCAAGGTCCTGGCCGTGACGCGGGCGGGGTAG
- a CDS encoding ScyD/ScyE family protein: MRSSSARRFSARSPLAALVLGGLLVGCTQAPTAQTPPRLVASGLNGPQGVYVAGDGSVWVSEDGLGGNTTFTAVGPGGPAQANYGDTARVVRVAPDGTQSVVASNPSVNVPGIGPTGGGKIAVIGSNVYVGNGVWNAAFSVPRPAKVAAVLRVGEGGSQEVANIFAFEAATNPDGVPPEQGGIDTHPYGLTAGPDGQLYVADAGANALFRVDPASGAVSLVASLAGLTGTGAQSVPTGVTFGNDGSLYVSLLSGGPFPSGAARVVRVSGGAVSDFATGMTMLTDVERGPDGKLYAVSFGRFDASSGGNPFVANAGSVIRLGTNGDRETVLSGLNYPTSIAFNADGDAFVAENGVGAPGSGRVMRYTGLTRYAAQ, encoded by the coding sequence ATGCGCTCATCTTCGGCCCGCAGGTTCTCCGCCCGCTCCCCACTCGCCGCCCTCGTGCTGGGGGGACTCCTCGTGGGGTGTACCCAGGCCCCCACCGCGCAGACGCCGCCGAGGCTGGTGGCGAGCGGCCTGAACGGTCCGCAGGGGGTCTACGTCGCCGGGGACGGCAGCGTGTGGGTCAGCGAGGACGGCCTGGGCGGGAACACGACCTTCACGGCGGTGGGGCCCGGGGGCCCGGCCCAGGCCAACTACGGCGACACGGCGCGGGTGGTGCGGGTGGCTCCGGACGGCACCCAGAGTGTCGTGGCGTCCAACCCGTCGGTCAACGTCCCCGGCATCGGCCCGACGGGGGGCGGCAAGATCGCCGTGATCGGATCGAACGTCTACGTCGGCAACGGGGTCTGGAACGCCGCCTTCTCGGTCCCCCGACCCGCGAAGGTGGCCGCGGTGCTGCGCGTCGGGGAAGGCGGGTCGCAGGAGGTCGCCAACATCTTCGCCTTCGAGGCGGCCACCAACCCCGACGGGGTGCCCCCCGAGCAGGGCGGCATCGACACCCACCCCTACGGGCTGACGGCGGGGCCGGACGGCCAGCTCTACGTGGCCGACGCGGGGGCCAACGCCCTGTTCAGGGTCGATCCGGCGTCGGGTGCGGTGAGCCTCGTCGCCTCGCTCGCGGGCCTCACGGGGACGGGCGCGCAGTCGGTGCCGACCGGGGTGACGTTCGGGAATGACGGGAGCCTCTACGTCTCGCTGCTCAGCGGCGGGCCCTTCCCCTCCGGCGCGGCGCGGGTCGTGAGGGTCTCGGGCGGCGCGGTGAGCGACTTCGCCACCGGGATGACCATGCTGACCGACGTGGAGCGCGGGCCGGACGGCAAACTCTACGCGGTGTCCTTCGGACGCTTCGACGCCTCTTCAGGCGGCAACCCCTTCGTCGCCAACGCGGGCTCGGTGATCCGGCTGGGGACGAACGGCGACCGGGAAACGGTGCTGAGCGGCCTGAACTACCCCACCTCCATCGCCTTTAACGCAGACGGGGACGCCTTCGTGGCCGAGAACGGCGTCGGCGCCCCCGGCAGCGGTCGGGTGATGCGCTACACGGGCCTGACGCGCTACGCCGCCCAGTAG